The following proteins come from a genomic window of Bartonella apihabitans:
- the gshB gene encoding glutathione synthase has product MKIAIQMDHISTIHIKGDTTFALALEAQRRGHELFHYTPDRLSMLNGEVTARIEALKVRDEENNYYQLGEAKRTPLQQMDVVLLRQDPPFDMNYITTTHILERIMDKTLVVNDPNWVRNSPEKLFVTEFPDLMPETLITRDVEEVNDFRSEFGDIIIKPLYGNGGAGVFLLKKDDKNLGSLLEMFNKLYPEAFVVQRYLKDVSAGDKRIILIDGVAVGAINRVAASTDARSNMHIGGRAEKTELTRRDLEICERIGSSLKKRGLVLVGIDVIGDYMTEINVTSPTGIRELKRFGGADAAKIFWDHVENKLKG; this is encoded by the coding sequence ATGAAAATAGCTATCCAGATGGATCATATCTCGACCATCCATATCAAGGGAGATACAACATTTGCTCTGGCATTGGAGGCGCAAAGGCGGGGACATGAGCTGTTCCATTACACACCCGACCGGCTTTCCATGTTGAATGGTGAAGTGACCGCCCGTATCGAAGCGTTAAAAGTGCGGGACGAGGAAAACAATTATTACCAATTGGGTGAGGCAAAGCGCACACCGCTTCAACAAATGGATGTTGTGCTGCTCAGGCAGGATCCACCGTTCGATATGAATTATATTACGACCACGCATATTCTTGAACGGATAATGGATAAAACTTTGGTCGTGAATGATCCGAATTGGGTACGTAATAGTCCTGAAAAACTCTTTGTTACCGAATTTCCCGACCTGATGCCGGAGACGCTCATTACCCGTGATGTTGAAGAGGTCAATGATTTTCGCTCCGAATTCGGCGATATTATTATCAAACCGCTTTATGGAAATGGCGGGGCAGGGGTTTTCCTGTTGAAAAAGGACGACAAGAATCTCGGCTCGCTCCTTGAAATGTTCAACAAACTTTATCCGGAAGCTTTTGTCGTGCAACGTTATTTGAAAGATGTGAGTGCCGGCGACAAGCGCATCATATTGATTGACGGTGTGGCTGTAGGGGCAATCAATCGCGTTGCAGCCTCGACCGATGCCCGTTCCAATATGCATATTGGTGGTCGTGCGGAGAAAACGGAGTTAACCCGCCGCGACCTTGAAATTTGCGAACGGATTGGCTCGTCTTTGAAGAAACGCGGCCTTGTTCTTGTCGGAATCGATGTCATTGGCGATTACATGACCGAAATTAACGTCACTTCACCAACCGGTATCCGCGAACTGAAACGTTTTGGTGGTGCTGATGCTGCAAAAATCTTCTGGGATCATGTGGAAAACAAATTAAAAGGTTGA
- the pstB gene encoding phosphate ABC transporter ATP-binding protein PstB, which yields MKIKMRGQDVKVFYGVKEALHGVNLDIPEHQVMALIGPSGCGKSTFLRCLNRMNDTIDGAKVTGLITLDGQDIYDPDIDVVELRARVGMVFQKPNPFPKSIYENVAYGPRIHGLAKSRKELDTIVEQSLIKAGLFDEVKDRLNDAGTGLSGGQQQRLCIARAIAVSPEVILMDEPCSALDPIATARIEELIDDLRENFTIVIVTHSMQQAARVSQYTAMFHLGDLVEVGETEMMFTSPKEQRTQDYITGRFG from the coding sequence ATGAAAATCAAGATGCGTGGTCAGGATGTCAAAGTGTTTTATGGCGTCAAAGAAGCTTTACATGGTGTCAACCTTGATATTCCCGAACATCAGGTTATGGCACTGATTGGCCCGTCCGGTTGCGGGAAGTCAACGTTTCTGCGCTGTCTCAATCGTATGAATGATACAATTGACGGGGCAAAAGTCACCGGTCTTATCACTCTTGACGGGCAGGATATTTATGACCCCGACATTGACGTTGTCGAATTGCGCGCCCGTGTCGGTATGGTCTTTCAAAAGCCCAATCCTTTCCCGAAGTCCATATACGAGAATGTCGCCTATGGGCCGCGTATTCACGGACTTGCCAAATCACGCAAGGAACTTGATACGATTGTTGAACAAAGCCTTATCAAGGCCGGTTTGTTCGATGAGGTGAAAGACCGTTTGAACGATGCCGGAACCGGTCTTTCAGGTGGTCAGCAGCAACGCTTGTGCATTGCACGCGCCATTGCGGTCAGTCCGGAAGTTATCTTGATGGATGAACCCTGTTCTGCACTCGACCCGATTGCAACAGCGCGCATTGAAGAATTGATTGATGATTTGCGCGAGAATTTTACAATTGTTATCGTCACCCATTCAATGCAGCAGGCTGCACGCGTTTCGCAATATACGGCGATGTTCCATCTGGGAGATCTCGTTGAAGTGGGCGAAACCGAGATGATGTTCACATCGCCAAAAGAGCAACGTACACAAGATTATATTACCGGTCGTTTCGGTTAA
- the lpxK gene encoding tetraacyldisaccharide 4'-kinase, translated as MVGEAPNFWWNDQKLMRWLLLPVSWIYGFFARRKMERENIPVIDLPVLCVGNFTLGGTGKTPVVISLAEAAKKLGLNPGIVSRGYGGEIHSPHLIDPEFDKAREVGDEPLLLARHAPVAVAIDRLEAAKLLQKQGCNLILMDDGFQSRRLFVDYALMVVDGLRGLGNNAVFPAGPLRAPLVTQLAYTDGVLMIGNGDKGNEVIHMAARAAKPLNFARLVPSATDVVSGKKFLAFAGIGNPKKFFRSIGELEGKVEQTRIYADHHFYTDFDLDDIIGSAKAKHLSLATTAKDFARLKTDGQDKKLENLVVFDVEVSFDDPDFCKQRINETLEAFKNRSYEE; from the coding sequence ATGGTTGGTGAAGCACCCAATTTCTGGTGGAACGACCAAAAATTGATGCGTTGGCTTTTGCTGCCGGTTTCGTGGATTTACGGTTTTTTTGCCCGCCGTAAAATGGAACGGGAAAATATTCCGGTGATTGATCTTCCGGTTTTGTGTGTCGGCAATTTTACGCTTGGTGGAACAGGGAAAACTCCGGTTGTGATCAGCCTTGCGGAAGCCGCCAAAAAACTTGGTCTTAATCCGGGAATTGTTTCGCGTGGCTATGGCGGTGAAATACATAGCCCCCATCTCATCGACCCCGAATTTGACAAAGCTCGCGAAGTCGGTGACGAACCATTGCTTCTTGCCCGACATGCACCGGTTGCTGTAGCAATCGACAGATTGGAAGCGGCAAAACTTTTACAAAAACAAGGATGCAATCTCATCCTGATGGACGACGGTTTTCAAAGTCGCCGCCTATTCGTCGACTATGCTTTGATGGTGGTGGATGGCCTGCGAGGCTTGGGGAACAATGCAGTATTTCCGGCGGGGCCACTCCGTGCACCTCTTGTAACCCAACTTGCCTATACCGACGGTGTACTGATGATCGGCAACGGCGACAAGGGCAACGAGGTTATCCATATGGCAGCCCGTGCAGCAAAGCCGTTAAACTTCGCCCGTCTTGTGCCCTCTGCCACCGATGTCGTTTCGGGGAAAAAGTTCCTCGCCTTTGCAGGCATAGGAAATCCGAAAAAATTTTTCCGTTCGATTGGCGAATTGGAAGGCAAAGTTGAACAAACAAGGATTTATGCCGACCATCATTTTTATACAGATTTCGATCTTGATGACATTATCGGCTCGGCCAAGGCAAAACACCTTTCCCTTGCTACCACCGCAAAGGATTTTGCCCGTCTAAAAACCGATGGACAGGACAAGAAGCTTGAAAATCTTGTTGTGTTCGATGTCGAAGTTTCTTTTGATGATCCGGATTTTTGTAAGCAACGGATAAACGAAACACTCGAAGCATTCAAAAACCGCTCTTATGAGGAATAA
- a CDS encoding molybdopterin-synthase adenylyltransferase MoeB, translated as MTQAPDEKLNKEEIERYARHILLPEIGGAGQQQLKAAKVLVVGAGGLGAPVLTYLAAAGVGTLGIIDDDVVSLSNLQRQVIHKTSAIGEKKTESAAETLEAINPHVKLDLYPLRLTEENAAEIIGKFDLVIDGSDNFTTRYLLADSCENLKKPLVSGAIGRFDGSLTVLMPYLGGEHPSYRDLFPTPPPKGVVPTCAEAGVIGALPGVIGSLEAMEAIKIITGCGEPLVGRLLLYDGLSARFETIRYKKRASTQK; from the coding sequence ATGACGCAAGCACCGGACGAAAAATTAAACAAGGAAGAAATAGAGCGCTATGCACGCCACATTCTTTTGCCGGAAATAGGTGGTGCCGGTCAACAGCAACTAAAAGCTGCGAAAGTGCTGGTTGTCGGTGCGGGCGGGCTTGGAGCGCCGGTTTTAACCTATCTTGCGGCCGCCGGTGTCGGAACTCTCGGCATTATCGACGATGATGTGGTTTCGCTTTCAAACCTGCAACGGCAGGTTATCCACAAAACTTCGGCGATCGGAGAAAAAAAGACTGAAAGTGCTGCCGAAACGCTCGAAGCGATCAACCCGCATGTCAAACTCGACCTTTATCCCTTAAGACTAACGGAAGAAAATGCTGCCGAAATTATCGGCAAATTCGATCTTGTGATTGATGGTTCGGATAATTTTACCACCCGTTATCTTCTCGCCGATAGTTGCGAAAATTTGAAAAAACCGCTCGTCAGCGGTGCAATCGGGCGTTTTGACGGCTCTTTAACTGTCCTCATGCCCTATCTTGGAGGTGAACACCCCTCCTATCGCGATCTCTTTCCGACCCCGCCACCCAAAGGTGTTGTACCGACATGTGCAGAAGCAGGCGTCATCGGTGCTCTTCCCGGTGTTATCGGTTCGTTAGAAGCCATGGAAGCCATAAAAATCATCACCGGTTGCGGTGAACCGCTTGTCGGAAGGCTGCTCCTTTACGACGGGTTATCTGCCCGTTTCGAAACAATCCGCTATAAAAAAAGAGCCTCGACACAAAAATAA
- a CDS encoding membrane-bound PQQ-dependent dehydrogenase, glucose/quinate/shikimate family produces MIKFKNGPSRITVCLVILLSLLVLAAGLYFTLLGGYLIYLGSRTWYYLALGILLLLSGLFMIRLNRFSVWIFAFIYVMSALWSYHEAGLDYWQQFSNLFALSVAFFLVLLAYRPMAKKQGKIAGSASLVLAGLVFISMAATIVSSFIPKNVIHAAEKATPARPVQPANEQKDWKSWGNDDHGSRFAALDQITPANIKKLDMAWIAHTGDIPQSNGSGAEDQNTPLQIGTNLYVCTAYGKVLSFDVDSGEQNWMFDPHGTGPNWQRCRGLGYHETQPVKGVKADATCQARLFLPTGDARLIALDAATGKPCEEFGDKGTVDLKVGMGEVKPGYYQQTSTPLVAGDVVIVGGRVADNFSTDEPPGVVRAYDVKDGHLVWAWDPGNPDIHGLPPEGQTYTRGTPNVWAAMSYDEKLGLVYLPTGNSTPDFWAGYRTAEDDKYSSSVVAVDVKTGEVRWHYQFVHHDIWDFDTPAQPVLLDAPDNDGNIVPALVQVTKQGEIFLLNRETGEPIADVEEKPVPQGNVAGERYSPTQRFSVGMPSFGNATLTEADMWGTTPFDKLLCRIEFAKMRHQGVFTPPGLDYSLQMPGSLGGMNWGSVSIDPTLNYVFVNDMRLGLANYLVERKDIPESASGIEMGIVPMAGTPFGAMRMRFLSPLGVPCQKPPFGTMSAIDLKTRKIVWQVPVGTVRDTGPLNIALGVPVPIGMPTLRLSLATQSGLVFFAGTQDFYLRAFDSRTGKEIWKSRLPVGSQGGPMTYISPKTGKQYIVITAGGARQNPKRGDYVIAYALKD; encoded by the coding sequence ATGATAAAGTTCAAAAATGGCCCGTCGAGAATAACCGTTTGTCTGGTTATTCTGTTAAGCTTGCTGGTATTGGCAGCGGGGCTTTATTTCACTCTTCTTGGCGGCTATCTCATTTATCTTGGCAGCCGCACATGGTATTATCTGGCGCTCGGTATCCTGTTGCTTCTGTCGGGTTTGTTCATGATCCGGCTCAACCGTTTCAGTGTATGGATCTTCGCTTTTATTTATGTGATGAGTGCATTATGGTCTTATCATGAAGCGGGGCTTGATTACTGGCAGCAATTTTCCAATCTCTTTGCTTTGTCTGTGGCCTTTTTTCTGGTGTTGCTTGCCTATAGACCGATGGCAAAAAAACAGGGGAAAATCGCAGGTTCTGCATCTCTTGTTCTAGCCGGTTTGGTGTTTATCAGCATGGCGGCAACAATTGTGAGTTCGTTTATACCGAAAAATGTCATCCACGCGGCAGAAAAAGCCACGCCTGCACGACCGGTGCAACCGGCTAATGAACAAAAAGACTGGAAAAGCTGGGGCAATGACGATCATGGTAGCCGCTTTGCAGCCCTTGACCAGATAACGCCTGCCAATATCAAAAAACTTGATATGGCCTGGATTGCCCATACCGGAGACATTCCCCAAAGTAACGGTTCGGGGGCAGAAGACCAGAACACCCCGCTACAGATCGGCACCAATCTTTATGTTTGTACAGCCTATGGCAAGGTGCTTTCATTCGATGTTGATAGTGGTGAACAGAACTGGATGTTCGACCCTCATGGAACAGGACCGAACTGGCAACGCTGCCGCGGCTTGGGTTATCATGAAACGCAACCGGTCAAAGGTGTGAAAGCTGATGCGACTTGTCAGGCACGTCTGTTTTTGCCAACCGGAGACGCAAGACTCATTGCACTTGATGCGGCAACCGGAAAACCTTGTGAAGAATTCGGGGATAAAGGCACTGTCGACCTTAAAGTCGGCATGGGTGAAGTTAAACCCGGTTATTACCAGCAAACATCGACACCCCTTGTTGCCGGTGACGTTGTCATTGTCGGCGGGCGTGTGGCCGACAATTTCTCGACCGATGAACCGCCGGGGGTTGTCAGAGCCTATGATGTAAAAGATGGCCATCTTGTCTGGGCTTGGGATCCCGGTAATCCGGATATTCATGGACTTCCGCCGGAAGGGCAAACCTATACCCGTGGAACACCGAATGTCTGGGCGGCAATGTCATATGACGAAAAACTCGGACTTGTCTATTTACCGACGGGGAATTCAACCCCCGATTTCTGGGCGGGCTATCGCACAGCCGAAGACGATAAATATTCCTCTTCCGTTGTGGCTGTCGATGTGAAGACCGGCGAGGTGCGTTGGCATTACCAATTTGTGCATCATGACATTTGGGATTTTGATACGCCCGCACAACCTGTCCTGCTTGACGCACCCGATAATGACGGCAATATCGTACCGGCACTCGTTCAGGTCACTAAACAGGGAGAGATCTTCCTGCTCAACCGTGAAACCGGCGAACCGATTGCGGATGTCGAAGAAAAACCGGTACCGCAGGGGAATGTTGCCGGTGAGCGTTATTCACCAACACAGCGTTTCTCGGTTGGAATGCCGTCATTCGGCAATGCAACTCTAACAGAAGCCGATATGTGGGGCACCACGCCATTCGACAAGCTTCTATGCCGGATCGAATTTGCCAAAATGCGTCATCAGGGTGTGTTCACTCCTCCGGGACTTGATTATTCATTACAAATGCCGGGTTCGCTCGGCGGTATGAATTGGGGATCTGTCTCGATTGATCCGACATTGAACTATGTCTTCGTCAATGATATGAGGCTCGGCCTTGCCAATTATCTTGTCGAGCGCAAAGATATTCCAGAAAGTGCATCCGGCATTGAAATGGGCATTGTGCCCATGGCCGGAACACCTTTCGGTGCTATGCGCATGCGCTTTCTTTCGCCGCTTGGCGTACCCTGTCAGAAACCGCCTTTTGGCACAATGTCGGCAATTGATCTCAAAACCCGTAAGATTGTCTGGCAGGTTCCGGTTGGCACTGTCAGGGATACGGGACCGCTCAATATCGCACTCGGTGTGCCCGTTCCTATCGGAATGCCGACACTTCGCCTCTCTTTAGCAACACAATCCGGCCTTGTGTTCTTTGCCGGAACGCAGGATTTCTATTTGCGTGCGTTCGATAGCCGAACAGGCAAAGAAATCTGGAAGTCGCGTTTGCCTGTCGGCAGCCAAGGCGGCCCTATGACCTATATTTCGCCCAAAACCGGCAAACAATATATTGTCATTACCGCAGGTGGTGCCCGCCAAAATCCGAAACGGGGGGATTATGTCATTGCTTATGCTTTGAAGGATTAG
- the phoU gene encoding phosphate signaling complex protein PhoU, producing the protein MPINHTVRSFDEELGYLEAKIAKMGTFASEMIEEAVNAVVNNDLNLAKKVISDDMFLDETEREIDEKSVAIIAKRQPMAVDLREIIGAMRIAADLERVGDMGKNIAKRAAAIVESRQPASLYHGLQSFATLTLNQLKEVLDAYASRSLERIDAVRNRDEEIDAMYTSLFRELLTYMMEDPRNITACTHLLFCAKNIERIGDHATNIAETLHYIMTGTYLSTDRPRDDTTYKVGADDKTAK; encoded by the coding sequence ATGCCAATAAATCATACCGTCCGTTCATTCGATGAGGAGTTGGGCTACCTTGAAGCAAAAATTGCCAAAATGGGGACTTTTGCCAGCGAGATGATCGAAGAAGCAGTCAATGCTGTTGTGAATAATGATCTGAATCTGGCTAAAAAAGTCATTTCGGATGATATGTTTCTTGATGAAACCGAACGCGAAATTGACGAAAAGTCGGTGGCAATTATCGCCAAGCGCCAGCCAATGGCGGTGGATTTGCGCGAAATTATCGGTGCAATGCGCATTGCTGCCGATTTGGAGCGCGTTGGCGACATGGGCAAAAACATTGCAAAAAGGGCGGCGGCGATTGTTGAAAGCCGGCAACCGGCAAGCTTATATCATGGCCTGCAATCATTCGCGACATTGACGCTCAATCAGCTCAAGGAAGTGTTGGACGCCTATGCAAGTCGATCGCTTGAACGGATTGATGCCGTGCGGAACAGGGACGAAGAGATTGACGCTATGTATACGTCTCTGTTTCGCGAGCTTCTCACTTATATGATGGAAGACCCGCGCAATATTACCGCTTGCACGCATTTGTTGTTTTGCGCCAAAAATATCGAGCGCATTGGAGATCACGCAACCAATATTGCCGAGACATTGCACTATATCATGACCGGTACATATTTGAGCACCGACCGCCCGCGCGATGATACGACCTATAAGGTTGGAGCAGACGATAAAACTGCAAAATAG
- the pstC gene encoding phosphate ABC transporter permease subunit PstC translates to MPISLLILVIFALGIAGFVISGKRAASIEKQGKKLHSRPYYFGWWTFLLTVVPAFLVLILWELGSAVYLEERASSELTEIIKSGETLNHSLALSTVDSLTRAFSSAKTDIAELDLNHPASPLTYKTISDDMAKKGIMLPSEGADSLIPVAIEWYKGATKSHFYCLIVTLVIAIVGLFCGIFGVGEKKRARNKVEKMVFAGLVIASIVAILATIGIFFSMLFQTISFFKVVPLSNFFFGTVWDPRFSASGSAGAVGQFGLLPLLAGTLYIALVSMIFAVPVGLFAAIYMSEYASRRVRAIIKPLLEVLAGIPTIVYGFFALVTVGPFLRDLSIAIAGGQGFIMSQSILTAGLVMGIMLIPFVSSLSDDIISAVPQALRDGSYGLGATQSETIKKVVLPAALPGIVGAVLLTASRAIGETMIVVLAAGVAANLTLNPFEAMTTMTVKIVNQLTGDLEFNSPQTLVAFALGMTLFVLTLLMNVFALYIVRKYREQYE, encoded by the coding sequence ATGCCCATATCACTATTAATCTTGGTTATTTTTGCTCTTGGCATAGCCGGGTTCGTCATTTCGGGAAAGCGTGCCGCTTCAATCGAGAAACAAGGTAAAAAATTGCATTCGCGGCCATATTATTTTGGCTGGTGGACATTTTTGCTGACCGTCGTTCCTGCTTTTCTCGTTCTTATATTGTGGGAATTGGGAAGTGCCGTCTATCTTGAAGAACGTGCGTCCTCCGAATTGACTGAAATTATAAAAAGCGGAGAGACGTTAAATCACAGTTTGGCATTAAGCACGGTTGACAGTCTTACCCGCGCTTTTTCGTCCGCTAAAACCGACATTGCAGAGCTTGATCTTAATCATCCGGCATCCCCGCTCACTTATAAGACAATAAGCGATGATATGGCGAAAAAAGGCATCATGCTGCCGAGTGAGGGAGCAGACAGCCTTATTCCGGTTGCCATAGAATGGTATAAAGGGGCAACGAAGTCCCATTTCTATTGTTTGATTGTTACATTGGTTATTGCAATCGTCGGCCTGTTTTGTGGTATTTTTGGCGTGGGCGAGAAAAAACGCGCCCGCAACAAAGTCGAGAAGATGGTGTTTGCCGGTCTCGTGATTGCCTCTATTGTGGCCATTCTTGCAACCATCGGCATTTTCTTTTCAATGCTGTTCCAAACGATCAGTTTTTTCAAAGTTGTGCCGTTATCGAATTTCTTTTTCGGTACTGTTTGGGACCCGCGTTTCAGCGCAAGCGGTTCGGCCGGTGCTGTCGGGCAATTCGGTTTGCTGCCGCTTCTCGCCGGTACACTTTATATCGCCTTGGTTTCAATGATTTTTGCGGTTCCGGTGGGGCTTTTTGCGGCTATATACATGTCGGAATATGCTTCCCGCCGTGTGCGTGCAATTATCAAACCGCTATTGGAGGTTCTCGCCGGTATTCCGACAATTGTTTACGGGTTTTTTGCTCTGGTTACTGTCGGGCCGTTTTTGCGTGATCTTTCAATTGCCATTGCTGGCGGACAAGGTTTCATTATGTCGCAAAGCATTTTGACCGCCGGTCTGGTTATGGGAATTATGTTGATACCTTTTGTATCCTCGCTTTCCGACGATATTATATCGGCAGTACCGCAGGCTTTGCGTGATGGTTCATACGGGCTTGGAGCCACACAGTCGGAGACTATAAAAAAGGTTGTCCTTCCGGCAGCATTGCCGGGGATTGTAGGTGCAGTGTTGCTGACCGCGTCACGGGCTATCGGCGAGACGATGATTGTCGTTCTTGCAGCCGGTGTTGCCGCAAATCTGACCCTTAATCCGTTCGAGGCCATGACGACGATGACAGTAAAAATCGTCAATCAGCTCACCGGTGACCTTGAATTCAATTCGCCGCAGACATTGGTTGCATTTGCCCTCGGTATGACACTCTTTGTACTGACACTTTTGATGAATGTTTTTGCGCTTTATATTGTGCGTAAATATAGGGAACAATATGAATGA
- a CDS encoding O-succinylhomoserine sulfhydrylase, giving the protein MTLNPHRKYRTATEMVHAGTQRSPYGEVCEAIYLTQGFTYPSAEAAERRFDGEDPGFVYSRYANPTNDMFEKRMCTLEGAESARALASGMAAVSTAILCFVKAGDHFVAARSMFGSCRYIIEKVLPRYGVEVSIIDGRNIENWEKAIRPNTRGIFFETPANPTLEMVDIKAVSELAHKVGATVIVDNVFATPLYQKPLELGADVVVYSTTKHIDGHGRCLGGMVLSSEEWMTENFQDFFRHTGPGMSPYVAWLMLKSLETLPLRVEEMTRSAAKLADFISGHKAVAKCVYPGRDDHPQRDIVKKQMTGGSTMIAFELKGGKKAAFSFCNHLTIPLISNNLGDTRSIMTHPATTTHQSIGPEARAELGISDGLLRFSVGLEDVDDLLEDVEQALNATL; this is encoded by the coding sequence ATGACACTTAATCCGCATCGTAAATACCGTACCGCTACAGAAATGGTTCATGCGGGGACTCAACGCTCTCCATATGGAGAAGTCTGTGAAGCGATTTATTTAACCCAGGGCTTTACCTATCCGAGTGCCGAAGCGGCCGAAAGGCGTTTCGACGGCGAGGATCCGGGCTTTGTCTATTCACGTTATGCCAATCCGACCAACGATATGTTTGAAAAACGTATGTGTACGTTGGAAGGGGCTGAAAGTGCACGCGCACTTGCTTCGGGGATGGCCGCTGTCTCGACAGCTATTTTATGTTTTGTGAAAGCTGGCGACCATTTTGTTGCAGCCCGTTCCATGTTCGGTTCCTGCCGTTATATCATTGAAAAAGTTTTACCCCGTTATGGTGTCGAGGTTTCAATCATTGACGGGCGCAACATTGAAAATTGGGAAAAGGCAATTCGCCCCAATACACGCGGGATATTTTTTGAAACACCGGCCAATCCGACTTTGGAAATGGTCGACATTAAAGCGGTTTCGGAACTTGCCCATAAAGTTGGCGCAACTGTGATTGTCGATAATGTATTCGCCACTCCGCTTTATCAGAAGCCTCTCGAACTTGGTGCTGATGTGGTTGTCTATTCTACCACCAAACATATTGACGGGCATGGGCGTTGCCTCGGTGGAATGGTTTTATCGAGTGAAGAATGGATGACAGAAAATTTTCAGGACTTCTTCCGTCATACCGGACCCGGAATGAGCCCCTATGTTGCATGGCTCATGTTGAAAAGTCTTGAAACGCTCCCGCTTCGTGTCGAGGAAATGACACGCTCGGCAGCAAAACTTGCCGATTTTATCAGCGGGCATAAGGCAGTTGCAAAATGCGTTTATCCCGGACGTGATGACCACCCGCAAAGGGATATTGTAAAAAAACAGATGACGGGCGGTTCGACAATGATTGCCTTTGAATTGAAGGGTGGCAAAAAGGCGGCTTTTTCCTTCTGCAATCATCTGACAATACCGCTTATTTCCAATAATCTTGGAGATACACGCTCCATCATGACCCATCCGGCAACCACAACGCACCAGAGCATCGGCCCCGAAGCACGTGCCGAACTTGGCATTAGTGACGGATTGTTGCGTTTTTCGGTTGGTCTCGAAGATGTCGACGATTTGCTGGAAGATGTCGAACAGGCATTGAACGCGACACTCTGA
- a CDS encoding DUF2093 domain-containing protein, which yields MFPGGEREAQLHYLSGDYEVLTHGTYVLCAITGEKIPLDELRYWSAPRQEAYASCEISYRRELECDPRLRKLLGTTLKK from the coding sequence ATGTTTCCTGGTGGTGAACGCGAGGCGCAACTCCATTACCTGAGTGGCGATTATGAGGTTTTAACACACGGAACTTATGTTTTATGTGCAATTACAGGCGAGAAAATTCCGCTGGACGAGCTGAGATATTGGAGTGCACCACGTCAGGAAGCTTATGCAAGCTGCGAAATTTCCTATCGTCGTGAACTTGAATGCGATCCCCGTTTACGTAAGCTTTTGGGCACAACGCTAAAAAAATAA